The Trichomycterus rosablanca isolate fTriRos1 chromosome 22, fTriRos1.hap1, whole genome shotgun sequence genome has a window encoding:
- the dxo gene encoding decapping and exoribonuclease protein: MEFQRGKARQSKPGRYNKRDGAFSSDLSANKHFRAGGEESQSLCTRSQVYERNFPLYKQPVEVGVFSLDSQRNFHNDSRQLRYYVDPDRNPRFNLRDGYRDRFIKRDESVKERLDHMLHWILQNGDKLQTTKASLSSSLLGVDFVTWRGHLTKLLTTPYETQEGWLLAVSKFGGTLYISEVETEAARVSRENRTERHEEMMYWGYKFEQYICADDVNGVPAREGVVNTNEAFCTVVQTRLADHKLLFAGEVDCRDKDPRAPPAPACYIELKTSAEICTPKQRSNFHRYKLLKWWAQSFLPGVPRVVAGFRDHDGIVVSVETIPISKISQLIKNEHNCWKPTVCMNFCSDFLSFVKSVVKEDDPRLVYLFEWEPRRDVTYSVHRDSGYTFLPDWFIQELTSRGGPEMQQS, encoded by the exons ATGGAGTTCCAGCGCGGAAAAGCACGGCAGTCTAAACCCGGCCGCTATAATAAAAGAGACGGTGCTTTTAGTTCAGATCTTTCTGCTAATAAACACTTCAGAGCCGGTGGGGAAGAGTCCCAATCGCTGTGCACCCGGAGCCAGGTGTATGAGCGCAACTTCCCGCTGTACAAACAGCCCGTAGAGGTGGGAGTCTTCTCCCTGGATTCACAAAGAAACTTCCACAACGATTCCAGACAGCTTCGATATTATGTTGACCCTGATAGAAACCCCCGATTTAACCTGAGAGATGGATATCGAGACCGTTTCATTAAGAGAGACGAGTCCGTTAAAGAGAGACTCGATCATATGCTGCACTGGATTCTGCAAAACGGAGACAAACTTCAAACCACAAAAGCCAGCTTATCTTCAAG TTTACTAGGTGTGGACTTTGTGACATGGCGAGGTCACTTAACCAAGCTGTTGACCACTCCGTACGAGACGCAGGAGGGCTGGCTGCTGGCCGTGTCCAAGTTCGGTGGCACGCTATACATAAGCGAAGTGGAAACGGAGGCTGCTCGAGTTAGCCGAGAGAACCGCACAGAGAGGCATGAGGAGATGATGTACTGGGGCTATAAGTTTGAACAGTACATCTGTGCAG atgaTGTGAATGGGGTTCCAGCACGAGAAGGGGTGGTCAACACGAACGAGGCTTTCTGCACGGTGGTCCAGACACGGCTGGCAGACCACAAGCTGCTCTTTGCTGGTGAGGTGGACTGTCGGGACAAAGACCCCAGAGCTCCACCGGCCCCGGCGTGCTACATCGAGCTGAAGACTTCCGCTGAGATCTGTACCCCGAAGCAGCGAAGTAACTTCCACAG ATACAAGCTGCTGAAATGGTGGGCCCAATCGTTTCTTCCCGGAGTTCCACGAGTAGTCGCCGGGTTTCGAGATCACGACGGAATAGTGGTGTCTGTGGAGACCATCCCCATCTCCAAAATATCCCAACTCATCAAG AACGAGCACAACTGCTGGAAGCCTACGGTCTGCATGAACTTCTGCAGCGACTTCCTGTCCTTTGTGAAATCTGTTGTGAAAGAGGATGACCCAAG GTTGGTGTATCTGTTTGAGTGGGAGCCACGCAGGGACGTGACGTACTCCGTTCACCGAGACTCTGGGTATACGTTTCTTCCAGATTGGTTTATCCAAGAACTGACAAGTCGCGGTGGTCCTGAAATGCAACAGAGCTAA
- the slc25a17l gene encoding peroxisomal membrane protein PMP34, translating into MAEGNGSLVGLLSYETLVHAVAGAVGSVTAMTVFFPLDTARIRLQVDENRKSKSTPVILAEIAKEEGIMSLYRGWFPVISSLCCSNFVYFYTFNSLKRVMVLEKGQSKPGRDLVMGFIAGAVNVLLTTPMWVVNTRLKLQGAKFRNENIHQTHYKGIFDTFSQIVANEGIGALWNGTLPSLLLVFNPAVQFMFYEAMKRKAGRGGRKISSLEIFLIGAIAKAVATTATYPLQTVQSILRFGQYKSQERGGLLGSVRNVVNLLMDRIKWNGALGLYKGLEAKLLQTVLTAALMFMVYEKIAAVTFRLMRLNKKLKH; encoded by the exons ATGGCTGAAGGTAATGGATCTTTAGTCGGTCTGCTGTCCTATGAGACTCTGGTCCACGCTGTAGCAGGAGCCGTG GGCAGCGTGACAGCAATGACCGTATTCTTTCCTTTGGATACAGCTAGAATTCGACTTCAGG TGGATGAAAACCGAAAATCCAAATCCACTCCTGTCATTCTGGCCGAGATAGCAAAGGAGGAGGGAAT CATGTCTCTCTATCGGGGCTGGTTTCCAGTAATCTCTAGCTTGTGCTGTTCTAACTTCGTCTACTTCTACACCTTTAACTCTTTAAAGCGAGTGATGGTTTTAGAGAAAGGGCAATCCAAGCCTGGCAGAGATCTTGTCATGGGCTTTATCGCAG GGGCTGTAAACGTGCTTTTGACGACACCCATGTGGGTGGTAAACACTCGCCTTAAGCTGCAGGGAGCCAAGTTCCGGAATGAGAACATCCACCAGACCCACTACAAGGGCATTTTCG ACACATTTTCACAGATCGTAGCTAATGAAGGAATTGGGGCGCTGTGGAATGGGACCCTTCCATCCCTGCTGCTGGTGTTTAACCCTGCAGTACAGTTCATGTTCTACGAGGCGATGAAGAGGAAAGCAGGGCGAGGTGGAAGAAAG ATTTCATCACTGGAGATTTTCCTTATTGGTGCTATCGCTAAAGCTGTTGCTACAACCGCCACTTATCCTCTGCAGACAGTCCAGTCCATCCTGCGG TTTGGCCAGTACAAGTCACAAGAGAGAGGAGGTTTACTGGGCAGCGTACGCAATGTGGTGAATTTACTAATGGACAGAATCAA ATGGAACGGAGCGCTTGGTCTGTACAAAGGTCTGGAGGCCAAACTTCTGCAGACGGTGCTGACAGCAGCGCTCATGTTCATGGTGTACGAGAAGATCGCTGCAGTCACCTTCAGACTGATGCGCCTCAATAAGAAGCTAAAGCACTGA
- the pitpnc1a gene encoding cytoplasmic phosphatidylinositol transfer protein 1, protein MDLGANQQYRIGQLYMISKHSHEQSEKGEGVEVVQNEPFEDPTYGPGQLTEKRVYLNNKLPSWARAIVPKIFYVTEKAWNYYPYTVTEYTCSFLPKFSIHIETKYEDNNGCNDNIFDEPRSEDTEVCFIDIAYDEIPERYYKESEDLRYFKSEKTARGSLQEGWRDTQDPIMCSYKLVTVKFEVWGLQTRVEQFVQKVIKDVLLLGHRQAFAWVDEWIDMSMEEVREYERATQEATNKKLGTFPPAISISNTPLPACALGGPSSAPSTPLSTEAPDFLSVPKDRPRKKSAPETLTLPDPARRDSGYRLPSIFFWGSSSRQPE, encoded by the exons TACAGGATCGGGCAACTGTACATGATCAGCAAGCACAGCCATGAGCAGAGTGAGAAAGGAGAAGGAGTGGAGGTGGTGCAGAACGAGCCGTTTGAGGATCCAACATATGGCCCTGGTCAGCTCACTGAGAAACGTGTCTATCTAAACAA CAAGCTGCCTAGCTGGGCCAGAGCCATTGTTCCCAAGATCTTCTATGTGACGGAGAAGGCGTGGAACTATTACCCCTACACTGTCACTG AGTACACC TGCTCCTTCTTGCCAAAGTTCAGCATCCACATAGAAACGAAGTACGAGGACAACAATGGCTGTAATGACAAT ATCTTTGATGAGCCCAGAAGTGAGGACACGGAGGTGTGTTTTATTGACATTGCATATGATGAAATCCCTGAGCGCTACTACAAAGAATCAGAG GACCTGCGCTATTTTAAGTCAGAGAAGACAGCACGGGGTTCGCTACAGGAGGGCTGGAGGGACACGCAGGACCCCATCATGTGTTCTTACAAGCTGGTTACAGTAAAGTTCGAGGTGTGGGGGCTGCAGACCCGTGTGGAGCAGTTTGTACAGAAG GTGATAAAGGATGTACTGTTACTGGGCCACAGACAGGCTTTTGcttgggtggatgaatggatag ACATGTCAATGGAGGAGGTAAGAGAATATGAACGCGCCACTCAGGAGGCCACCAATAAGAAACTAGGCACGTTTCCTCCAGCCATCTCAATCAGTAATACACCCCTACCAGCTTGTGCCCTCGGTGGACCATCGAGTGCCCCCTCCACCCCTCTCTCCACTGAAGCTCCGGACTTCCTTTCCGTGCCCAAAGACAGGCCGCGGAAAAAATCGGCGCCTGAGACGCTCACGCTACCCGACCCGGCGAGGAGAGACTCGGGCTACCGGCTGCCCAGCATTTTTTTCTGGGGGTCCAGCTCCCGCCAGCCTGAATGA